The proteins below are encoded in one region of Belonocnema kinseyi isolate 2016_QV_RU_SX_M_011 chromosome 3, B_treatae_v1, whole genome shotgun sequence:
- the LOC117169920 gene encoding transient receptor potential channel pyrexia-like codes for MRPNPTDDSRGPDCLRLKSLELRQRPLQVMPETIIFPLIFTGMENDIDVEATIEFGGTTGQSGAIRWGISWGLRSFVDSRMIAKMKDCRQQIHSISQSPPPIIIKSKSSHTFENAKIKEMHMLSSPTNDRSQRNYSASHVPDQIQKGNSIFSRLRKAFKSAKSPRKMHSQTISITETNRSEQIQINVGAPPPVDESFFFENLGRLKDVEIDANKIMNLILSNTVRDAEIKILTDMENGNVPERNGILFPDVDYKFRSIAFAFACFRGLSHLLPRLEASGVDINSTDFGDATPVMYAAFAGEIACLKYLIERGANVNYISPRFGHCALHSAAAGNRPETAEILLDNGCDLNNLSKNPDMIPLLHHAIRIKSEAVAELLLERGVDPTYKNVTGETPLHVACSAQSVKCCELLLQKPEVDVNALDEMNRTPLHNAVMAPGSNITIVELLLKHGARVNPIDKTGFSPLHVAALEEHAECVEMLIRNGADVSATTSKGVSALNIILRKIPESLQEFRMKMDSSIKLKRPGNKNREFEMRFDFASLLPSDGKPETSFINTFMQENLTDLLSHPLVSAFLYLKWERIKKFYLLNIFAYTLMLIVMSTYVLTALAYQCYNSNEENVISNNGTNKICYYFDKRVVEFEWYIWLAFVCLMIPRKILSFITHKNCKEYIWNIDNILDTIVIVSVFATSYVYTGKTYHWQKYMGAFSILCAWTNLMFMIGQLPGFGTYVAMFTHIQFEFAKLLFAYSGLLIGFTLSFCVIFDREPAFANLLTGMIKILTMMAGELDFEGLVNHPEGNKSGYVIVYHHLSVCSQILFSLFVIFIVVILMNLLVGIAVHDIKGLLNQAGLTKLIRTTKLIVYMEMAESHMKLSLFLKRLMSNKTDTQIRKHILLVKPLNPLEKRLPGEILKAAYEIAQKNSPILDDEYPECTNSVSYIPKKKEEDTDTTLETAVDKLTLQFKINTVQVLEVMDELRETKRMLEEMVSKLS; via the coding sequence GATTGTCGTCAGCAGATTCATAGCATTTCTCAAAGTCCGCCACCTATAATCATAAAGTCGAAAAGCTCGCATACCTTcgaaaatgctaaaataaaagaGATGCACATGTTGTCTTCACCTACTAATGACAGAAGCCAAAGGAATTATTCAGCAAGTCATGTACCTGATCAGATACAAAAAGGCAATTCAATCTTTTCCAGACTAAGGAAAGCTTTCAAATCTGCAAAATCACCACGAAAAATGCATTCTCAAACAATTAGCATCACAGAAACGAATCGTTCTGAACAAATACAAATAAATGTTGGAGCCCCACCACCTGTAGACGAGTCCTTTTTCTTCGAAAACCTTGGACGTCTAAAAGACGTAGAAATTgatgcaaataaaataatgaatcttataTTATCGAACACGGTGAGGGACGCAGAAATAAAAATACTCACAGATATGGAGAATGGTAACGTGCCAGAAAGGAATGGAATTCTCTTTCCAGACGTTGACTATAAATTCAGGAGTATTGCGTTCGCCTTTGCTTGTTTTCGGGGTTTATCACACCTTTTACCCCGACTAGAAGCCTCTGGAGTAGACATAAATAGTACCGACTTTGGAGATGCAACTCCAGTCATGTATGCTGCTTTTGCTGGGGAAATTGCTTGtctaaaatacctaattgagAGAGGCGCAAATGTGAATTACATCAGTCCTCGTTTTGGCCATTGTGCTTTGCACTCAGCTGCAGCTGGAAACCGTCCTGAAACTGCCGAAATTCTTTTGGATAATGGTTGTGACttgaataatttgtcaaagaacccAGACATGATACCACTTTTACACCACGCTATTAGAATAAAGTCAGAAGCAGTTGCAGAATTATTACTCGAGCGAGGAGTTGACCCTACATATAAAAACGTCACTGGAGAAACTCCCCTGCATGTAGCTTGTAGTGCCCAATCGGTAAAATGTTGTGAACTCTTATTACAGAAACCTGAAGTTGATGTAAATGCATTGGACGAAATGAATAGGACTCCACTGCATAACGCCGTAATGGCTCCTGGCTCAAACATTACAATAGTAGAGCTCTTACTGAAACATGGTGCGAGGGTTAATCCAATAGACAAAACAGGGTTTTCGCCTCTTCATGTTGCAGCTTTAGAGGAGCATGCTGAGTGCGTTGAAATGCTTATTAGGAATGGTGCTGACGTGAGTGCAACGACTAGCAAAGGAGTGTCAGCCTTAAATATTATTCTTCGAAAAATACCAGAATCTCTTCAAGAGTTTCGAATGAAGATGGATTCTTCTATAAAGTTGAAACGGCCAGGTAATAAAAACAGGGAATTTGAGATGAGATTTGATTTCGCTTCTCTTCTTCCAAGTGATGGCAAACCCGAAACTAGTTTCATCAACACTTTTATGCAGGAGAATCTGACAGATCTTTTATCTCATCCTCTAGTCTCGGCATTTCTCTATCTAAAGTGGGAAAGGATTAAAAAGTTTTACCTTCTCAATATTTTTGCCTATACGCTCATGCTGATCGTCATGAGTACTTATGTATTAACGGCTCTAGCTTATCAGTGCTAtaattcaaatgaagaaaatgttATTAGTAATAAtggtacaaataaaatttgttattactttgATAAACGGGTTGTGGAATTTGAATGGTACATCTGGTTGGCTTTTGTTTGTTTGATGATACCGAGAAAGATTCTGAGTTTCATAACGCATAAGAACTGTAAGGAGTACATCTGGAATATAGACAACATTCTGGATACAATAGTTATAGTGAGCGTATTCGCTACATCTTATGTTTATACAGGAAAAACTTATCACTGGCAGAAGTATATGGGTGCTTTTTCTATTCTTTGCGCTTGGACAAACTTGATGTTCATGATTGGTCAACTGCCAGGATTTGGGACTTATGTTGCGATGTTTACtcatattcaatttgaatttgcaaAACTTTTGTTTGCTTATTCAGGACTACTAATTGGATTCACTTTGAGCTTCTGTGTGATCTTCGATAGAGAACCTgcttttgcaaatcttttaacGGGTATGATTAAAATTCTAACGATGATGGCTGGAGAGCTTGACTTTGAGGGACTTGTAAACCATCCAGAAGGGAATAAAAGTGGTTATGTTATTGTTTATCATCATCTGTCTGTTTGTTCGCAAATTCTTTTTAGCCTGTTTGTTATTTTTATAGttgttattttaatgaatttgttggTTGGTATAGCTGTGCATGATATAAAAGGTTTACTAAATCAGGCAGGTCTTACTAAACTCATCCGAACGACGAAACTGATAGTCTACATGGAAATGGCAGAAAGTCATATGAAactttctttatttcttaaaagaTTAATGTCCAATAAAACAGACACTCAAATTCGAAAGCATATTCTTCTAGTAAAACCATTGAATCCGCTTGAAAAAAGGCTTCCTGGAGAAATTCTTAAAGCAGCGTATGAAATTGCTCAAAAAAATAGTCCGATTTTAGACGATGAATATCCAGAATGTACCAATTCCGTTTCTTATATcccaaaaaagaaagaagaagataCGGATACTACTTTAGAAACTGCGGTTGATAAACTTACTTTGCAGTTTAAAATCAACACTGTTCAAGTTCTTGAGGTCATGGATGAGTTACGCGAAACTAAAAGAATGTTGGAAGAAATGGTATCAAAATTATCGTGA